From a single Arachnia propionica genomic region:
- the murC gene encoding UDP-N-acetylmuramate--L-alanine ligase, translating into MSLLTPIEVQPATEVGPVHFIAIGGSGMNGIARLYAELGIPTSGSDRSESATLDSLREVGITCYAGHDASQLGEARTVVISSAIREDNPELAEARRRGLRVWHRSAALAALMLGKQGVSIAGTHGKTTTTAMTAVMLQQAGADPSYVIGGKLATTKVSSAIGTGDAFVIEADESDASFLQYPTRVAIITSVEPDHLANWGTPEAYTEGYHTFATLPAVEWVIVNVDDPGARGLADRLRAEGRQVIRYGFAEDADVRVSDARPVREGITGTLRYGKETGVLRLKVPGNHNLSNASAAYAAGRVLGLGHEEALAALGQFTGTLRRFELITDTAGIRVYDDYAHHPTEIRAALNAARHATDVGNEDTGLGGRLIACFQPHLYSRTADFYEEFGEVLTLADIAVINDVCGDREDPIPGVTGQLVVDAAQRHGVREVVYVVDKYDLPAALNEISRPGDLIITLGCGDVTIVGPLLAPLLARRPEAQNR; encoded by the coding sequence GTGAGCTTGCTCACCCCTATCGAGGTCCAGCCCGCCACAGAGGTCGGTCCCGTTCATTTCATAGCCATCGGTGGTTCTGGGATGAACGGCATCGCCCGGCTCTATGCGGAACTGGGCATCCCCACCAGCGGGTCCGATCGGTCCGAATCCGCCACACTGGACTCCCTGCGGGAGGTCGGAATCACCTGCTACGCCGGTCACGACGCGTCTCAGCTCGGTGAAGCCAGAACTGTGGTGATCTCCTCCGCGATCCGCGAAGACAATCCGGAGCTTGCCGAGGCGCGCCGCCGAGGCCTGCGGGTCTGGCATCGCTCAGCAGCGCTGGCGGCCCTCATGCTGGGCAAGCAGGGGGTCTCGATCGCGGGAACCCACGGTAAGACCACCACCACTGCCATGACTGCCGTTATGTTGCAGCAGGCCGGGGCTGACCCCAGCTACGTCATCGGGGGAAAGCTTGCCACCACCAAGGTCAGTTCCGCTATCGGCACAGGGGATGCTTTTGTCATCGAGGCGGATGAGTCGGATGCATCCTTCCTCCAGTACCCGACCCGGGTTGCGATCATCACCAGTGTTGAGCCCGATCATCTGGCCAACTGGGGCACCCCGGAGGCCTACACCGAGGGCTATCACACTTTTGCGACCCTTCCCGCTGTCGAGTGGGTGATTGTGAATGTGGATGATCCCGGTGCTCGCGGCTTGGCCGACAGACTTCGTGCCGAGGGCAGACAGGTGATCCGCTACGGATTCGCCGAGGACGCCGACGTGCGGGTTTCGGATGCTCGTCCGGTCAGGGAGGGAATCACCGGTACCCTCCGGTACGGGAAAGAGACGGGTGTGCTCCGGCTCAAGGTTCCGGGTAACCACAACTTGTCCAACGCTTCGGCCGCCTACGCGGCGGGTCGTGTCCTCGGCCTCGGACACGAGGAGGCTCTGGCAGCGCTCGGGCAGTTCACGGGAACGCTGCGTCGGTTCGAACTCATCACCGATACCGCTGGGATCCGGGTCTACGATGACTACGCCCACCACCCGACGGAGATCAGGGCGGCCCTGAACGCCGCGCGGCACGCCACTGATGTCGGTAACGAGGACACGGGACTGGGCGGGCGCCTGATCGCCTGCTTCCAGCCACATCTGTACTCCCGGACCGCAGATTTCTACGAGGAGTTCGGTGAGGTGCTGACCCTTGCGGACATCGCGGTGATCAATGATGTCTGTGGCGATCGCGAGGATCCGATTCCCGGGGTGACGGGGCAGCTCGTGGTGGACGCCGCCCAGCGGCACGGGGTCCGTGAGGTGGTCTACGTGGTGGACAAATATGATCTCCCTGCCGCCCTGAACGAGATCTCCCGTCCGGGAGACCTCATCATCACCCTGGGCTGTGGTGACGTCACGATCGTGGGTCCGCTGCTGGCGCCGCTGCTGGCCCGGCGTCCGGAGGCACAGAACCGTTGA
- a CDS encoding cell division protein FtsQ/DivIB, with the protein MTSTPSDFAKALHAKRRKRRRGLWVILASGILAVLLAGIATWLVWFSSAFAATEVRINGVSLLTEQQVTDAADVKLGGPLATQDVDAIRNRIAALAPVAEARVERRFPHTIEITITERTLAYVWMDEGVARWVDADGVVFHEGGEAGQGTVKASIAAPEQRILKDVATVVFAVAPVLGERITLLQASAVDRIEIQLSDGDTIVWGSAEQSQVKAQVLSVLLSQEASVYDVSAPHAPTTR; encoded by the coding sequence TTGACGAGCACCCCGAGCGATTTCGCGAAGGCGTTGCATGCCAAGCGCCGCAAACGCCGTCGGGGGCTGTGGGTGATTCTGGCTTCCGGAATCCTTGCGGTGTTGCTGGCGGGAATCGCCACCTGGTTGGTCTGGTTCTCGTCGGCCTTCGCGGCGACCGAGGTCCGGATCAACGGTGTGTCGCTGCTCACCGAGCAGCAGGTCACTGACGCCGCCGACGTCAAGCTGGGAGGGCCGCTCGCCACGCAAGATGTGGACGCGATCCGCAATCGCATTGCTGCGTTGGCGCCAGTGGCTGAAGCACGTGTGGAAAGGCGTTTTCCGCACACCATTGAGATCACCATCACCGAACGCACCCTCGCCTACGTGTGGATGGACGAGGGCGTGGCCCGCTGGGTTGATGCGGACGGCGTGGTGTTCCACGAAGGGGGAGAGGCGGGGCAGGGGACCGTGAAGGCGAGCATCGCGGCCCCCGAACAACGCATCTTGAAGGACGTGGCCACCGTGGTTTTCGCAGTGGCCCCGGTGTTGGGGGAACGGATCACACTGCTGCAGGCTTCGGCCGTGGATCGAATTGAGATCCAGCTGTCCGATGGAGACACCATCGTGTGGGGCAGTGCGGAACAATCCCAAGTGAAGGCCCAGGTGCTTTCGGTGCTGCTGAGTCAGGAGGCCAGCGTCTACGACGTCTCGGCTCCGCACGCTCCGACGACACGCTGA
- the ftsZ gene encoding cell division protein FtsZ — protein MASASQNYLAVIKVVGVGGGGVNAVNRMIEAGLRGVEFIAVNTDAQALLMSDADVKLDVGRELTRGLGAGADPSKGRQAAEDHAEDIEEALKGADMVFVTAGEGGGTGTGAAPIVAKIARSLGALTIGVVTRPFSFEGRRRATQADSGIEALREEVDTLIVIPNDKLLQMTDHQVAILDAFKQADQVLMQGVSGITDLITTPGLINLDFADVKSIMSQAGSALMGIGSARGEDRARAAAEMAISSPLLEASIDGAHGVLLSIAGGSDLGLFEVSAAAQLIEEAAHDEANIIFGTVIDDALGDEVRITVIAAGFDGGHPLPRPPRLETTRGGNLQQPSPSRAGGFGGPSGPSPLAGGTPLTGSRASQAPSPHVAPMQPSRPEPRPLRADDDDDLDVPDFMK, from the coding sequence ATGGCAAGCGCATCTCAGAACTACCTGGCGGTTATAAAGGTCGTTGGCGTCGGCGGCGGTGGGGTGAACGCCGTCAACCGAATGATCGAGGCCGGGTTGCGCGGCGTCGAGTTCATCGCGGTCAATACCGATGCTCAGGCACTGCTCATGAGTGATGCTGACGTCAAACTCGACGTTGGTCGCGAGCTGACCCGTGGTCTGGGAGCTGGAGCGGATCCGTCCAAGGGGCGTCAGGCCGCCGAGGATCATGCCGAGGACATCGAGGAGGCCCTTAAGGGGGCTGACATGGTTTTCGTCACGGCAGGTGAGGGAGGCGGCACCGGTACGGGAGCCGCACCCATCGTCGCCAAGATCGCTCGTTCCCTCGGTGCTCTGACCATTGGGGTGGTGACCCGCCCCTTTTCCTTTGAAGGGCGCCGTCGCGCCACCCAGGCCGATTCGGGCATAGAGGCACTACGGGAGGAGGTCGACACCCTGATCGTCATCCCCAACGACAAGCTGTTGCAGATGACCGATCATCAGGTGGCCATTCTCGACGCCTTCAAACAGGCAGACCAGGTTTTGATGCAGGGTGTCTCCGGTATCACGGACCTGATCACTACCCCCGGCCTGATCAACCTTGACTTCGCGGACGTCAAATCGATCATGAGCCAGGCGGGCTCGGCCCTGATGGGTATCGGGTCGGCTCGCGGCGAGGACCGGGCCCGGGCTGCGGCAGAAATGGCCATCTCCTCCCCATTGCTCGAAGCGAGCATCGATGGCGCCCACGGAGTACTTCTCTCGATTGCGGGTGGCTCGGACCTTGGGCTGTTCGAGGTCTCTGCGGCTGCCCAGCTCATCGAGGAAGCCGCGCATGACGAGGCAAATATCATCTTTGGCACGGTCATTGACGATGCCTTGGGGGACGAGGTTCGAATCACAGTTATCGCTGCTGGCTTTGATGGCGGACATCCGCTGCCCCGCCCGCCGCGCCTCGAGACCACCCGAGGTGGCAACTTGCAGCAGCCTTCACCATCCCGTGCTGGTGGTTTTGGCGGCCCCAGCGGTCCCAGCCCGCTTGCAGGAGGGACGCCTCTCACGGGTTCCCGCGCGTCCCAAGCGCCGTCCCCTCACGTCGCGCCCATGCAGCCGAGCCGTCCGGAACCGCGACCACTGCGGGCAGACGATGACGACGACCTGGATGTGCCCGACTTCATGAAATGA
- a CDS encoding cell division protein SepF: MGLVEDGRYSDPKDELSEEYSVDEYVEPEPEPRPVAKLHRHPHAARPETASPAPVPNQSPTPAPAAASRSNPPTPEPRQVTDLSRIIYVRPRSYNEARSIGENYRDGIPVIMNLSDMERGEDKRLVDFAAGLIFGLRGNIERISSQVFLLCPHNLVVGPEDKQKLATGGFFNQS, encoded by the coding sequence ATGGGTCTCGTCGAGGATGGGCGCTACAGCGATCCCAAGGATGAGCTGTCCGAAGAGTACTCGGTGGATGAGTACGTGGAGCCAGAACCCGAGCCCAGGCCTGTGGCTAAACTCCACCGTCATCCTCACGCCGCTAGGCCCGAGACTGCATCACCCGCTCCGGTGCCGAACCAGAGCCCTACACCGGCTCCTGCGGCGGCTTCTCGTTCAAACCCCCCGACCCCGGAGCCGCGTCAGGTGACAGATCTCAGCCGAATCATCTATGTCCGACCGCGCAGCTACAACGAAGCGCGTTCCATCGGTGAGAATTACCGTGACGGGATTCCCGTCATCATGAACCTCTCTGACATGGAACGCGGGGAGGACAAGAGGCTCGTGGATTTCGCTGCCGGTCTGATCTTTGGGCTGCGCGGCAACATCGAGCGCATTTCCAGTCAGGTCTTCCTGTTGTGCCCGCACAACCTCGTCGTCGGCCCTGAAGACAAGCAGAAGCTGGCTACCGGCGGTTTCTTCAACCAGAGCTGA
- a CDS encoding YggT family protein, protein MVALTLFWLLQVYMLILLVRVLLSWVPVVSRGWTPRGIVLVLVESVYFVTDPPLKLLRSFIKPMRMGAVSLDLGVLVLFLIIYLLRSVVLWIPF, encoded by the coding sequence GTGGTTGCGCTGACACTGTTCTGGCTCCTCCAGGTCTACATGCTGATCCTCTTGGTGAGGGTCCTTCTTTCGTGGGTACCTGTGGTGAGCCGAGGGTGGACTCCTCGTGGGATTGTTCTGGTGCTGGTGGAGTCCGTCTATTTCGTCACTGATCCGCCCCTGAAGCTGCTGCGCTCGTTCATCAAACCGATGCGGATGGGTGCGGTTTCGCTGGATCTGGGCGTGCTAGTGCTGTTCCTGATCATCTACCTGCTCAGGAGCGTCGTCCTCTGGATCCCGTTCTGA
- a CDS encoding DivIVA domain-containing protein has product MSLTLEEVRRVRFRMARRGATGYEVGDVDTFIDKVEESFAQFENERDLLRREVEAARTTGDPAPVGNDEAMIAKDHEINSLRGEIERLRSQMAQQAKQQAPVAAPGQLDDKRVAQLTQDNERLRSELDRARRELDEARSSNSRVSHVAGNTETLQVVTREEATPAVVRLVSLATEQAERLVDEANNEAQRKINEAKQQAYEITSDARTRAERIESEARVNADQINREAQSRADRMNGEIDRRRTELFAELEREQGILTQKVAALRGFESSYRENMRGYLSRHLESLEQNLPEPLDVPELAERSRTPRLDALAAQDRLA; this is encoded by the coding sequence ATGAGCCTGACCCTGGAAGAGGTTCGCCGAGTCCGGTTCCGGATGGCACGCCGTGGCGCCACCGGCTACGAGGTCGGTGACGTCGACACTTTCATAGACAAGGTGGAGGAGTCGTTCGCGCAGTTCGAGAACGAGCGGGATTTGCTTCGCCGGGAGGTTGAGGCTGCCCGCACAACCGGAGATCCGGCGCCTGTCGGCAACGATGAGGCCATGATCGCCAAGGATCATGAGATCAACTCGCTTCGAGGTGAGATTGAGCGTCTGCGTAGCCAGATGGCGCAGCAGGCCAAGCAGCAGGCTCCGGTTGCAGCGCCTGGGCAGTTGGATGACAAGCGTGTTGCGCAGCTCACCCAGGACAACGAGCGACTCCGAAGCGAACTCGACCGGGCCCGCCGTGAGCTTGATGAGGCGCGTAGCAGCAACTCCCGTGTCAGTCACGTGGCAGGTAACACGGAGACCCTTCAGGTCGTCACACGTGAAGAGGCGACTCCCGCCGTTGTTCGGCTGGTGTCGTTGGCCACGGAGCAGGCCGAACGTCTCGTAGATGAGGCCAACAACGAGGCTCAGCGCAAGATCAACGAGGCCAAGCAGCAGGCTTATGAGATCACCAGCGACGCACGCACCCGCGCCGAGCGCATCGAGTCCGAAGCTCGTGTCAATGCGGATCAGATTAACCGCGAAGCCCAGAGCCGTGCGGATCGCATGAATGGTGAGATTGATCGTCGTCGCACAGAATTGTTCGCAGAGTTGGAGCGAGAACAAGGTATCCTCACCCAGAAGGTTGCGGCGTTGCGTGGCTTTGAGTCCAGTTACCGCGAAAACATGCGTGGCTACCTGTCGCGGCATCTCGAATCCCTTGAACAGAACCTGCCGGAACCTTTGGATGTTCCGGAACTGGCCGAGCGTTCCAGGACCCCCCGTCTTGATGCGCTCGCCGCTCAGGACCGCCTGGCCTGA
- a CDS encoding TraR/DksA family transcriptional regulator has protein sequence MSPSNPPEPVILPVRDGEEPWTPEEIQEQREVLVEELERLDKKVATTDSELSDLLLQGNDGAGRDPADVGSSNFERDQELSLAQNAREMADQARLALHLFDEGQYGLCEVCGKPIGKGRLQVFPRATMCVTCKQREERR, from the coding sequence ATGTCACCCAGCAACCCCCCAGAGCCTGTGATCCTTCCAGTTCGTGACGGTGAAGAACCATGGACACCGGAGGAGATTCAGGAGCAACGCGAGGTTCTCGTGGAGGAGCTGGAAAGGCTCGACAAAAAGGTGGCCACCACCGACAGTGAGTTGAGCGATCTTCTGCTCCAAGGCAACGATGGTGCAGGGCGGGATCCGGCAGATGTGGGCTCGTCCAATTTCGAGCGTGACCAGGAGCTGTCTTTGGCGCAAAACGCCCGCGAGATGGCGGATCAGGCGAGGCTTGCCCTGCATCTGTTCGACGAGGGCCAGTACGGGCTTTGTGAGGTGTGTGGAAAACCAATCGGCAAGGGCAGGCTTCAGGTTTTCCCGCGGGCGACGATGTGCGTCACCTGCAAGCAGCGCGAGGAACGCCGCTGA
- the lspA gene encoding signal peptidase II — translation MRHLQAARGTPLSRRTPALLAAGVALVGLGVDQASKKAVLETLSPGQPVEIVGTLVRFNLIFNPGAAFSLGTSMTLALSIFAIVALMACVFIALRTVRTLSQGLAVGLMMAGISGNLHDRLFRAPGPLLGHVVDFIQLPHFAIFNVADMCITSAAFLIILLSLHNPSGEKKRAELG, via the coding sequence GTGCGTCACCTGCAAGCAGCGCGAGGAACGCCGCTGAGCCGCAGGACCCCGGCCCTGCTCGCAGCGGGCGTCGCTTTGGTAGGGCTGGGGGTGGACCAAGCATCCAAAAAGGCCGTACTGGAGACGCTGTCTCCAGGGCAGCCTGTCGAGATCGTCGGAACCCTTGTGCGGTTTAACCTGATCTTCAACCCGGGAGCGGCCTTCAGCCTCGGGACGTCAATGACGCTAGCGCTCAGCATTTTCGCGATTGTTGCTCTGATGGCCTGTGTATTCATTGCCCTACGCACAGTGCGAACTCTTTCGCAGGGACTCGCGGTTGGGTTGATGATGGCAGGTATTTCGGGGAATCTTCATGACAGGCTATTCCGTGCCCCCGGGCCGCTGCTCGGGCATGTTGTCGACTTTATTCAGCTCCCTCACTTCGCGATTTTCAATGTGGCGGACATGTGCATTACCAGTGCGGCTTTTCTGATCATCCTGCTGAGCCTGCACAATCCTTCCGGGGAGAAGAAGAGGGCAGAGCTGGGATGA
- a CDS encoding RluA family pseudouridine synthase, giving the protein MSVFLVPDTLAGERVDLVASRVTGYSRSRMAELIASGSVLLDGEIVTRASRLVAAGAMLELVADPRPTHAVVTPRLADGLSVVHEDRDIVVVDKPAGVAAHPSLGWEGPSVTEHLAAAGIAIATSGAPERQGVVSRLDVGTSGLMVLARSERAYSLLKQAFRDKTVDKTYQALVQGHPDPFTGTIDAPIGRHPGHEWKMAIVEGGRESITHYETLEAHRTATLVEVRLETGRTHQIRVHFAAIGHPCCGDPLYGSDPALARRLGIDRQWLHATRLAFEHPVEGSHVEFESELPRDLEHALNEVRSD; this is encoded by the coding sequence ATGAGCGTTTTTCTGGTGCCGGATACCTTGGCGGGGGAGCGGGTCGATCTCGTGGCATCCCGGGTGACGGGATACAGCCGTTCTAGAATGGCGGAGCTGATTGCCTCCGGGTCCGTGCTGCTGGACGGTGAGATCGTGACACGGGCCTCCCGGCTCGTCGCCGCTGGGGCGATGTTGGAACTGGTCGCCGATCCCCGTCCCACCCACGCTGTAGTAACGCCACGATTAGCCGACGGCCTGAGCGTGGTGCACGAGGATCGGGACATCGTCGTAGTGGACAAACCGGCAGGTGTGGCAGCCCACCCGAGCCTGGGCTGGGAAGGTCCCTCCGTTACTGAGCACCTGGCAGCCGCAGGGATTGCAATCGCTACATCGGGAGCCCCCGAACGGCAGGGCGTGGTGTCGAGGCTCGACGTCGGAACCTCCGGGCTTATGGTGCTCGCCCGTTCTGAGCGTGCTTATTCACTGTTGAAACAGGCTTTCCGAGACAAGACAGTGGACAAAACCTATCAAGCGCTCGTGCAGGGACATCCTGACCCGTTCACCGGAACCATAGACGCTCCGATCGGTCGTCATCCAGGACATGAGTGGAAGATGGCGATCGTGGAGGGAGGGCGTGAATCGATCACGCACTACGAGACCCTCGAGGCACACCGCACGGCCACTCTCGTCGAGGTCAGGTTGGAGACTGGCCGCACCCACCAGATCCGGGTGCATTTCGCCGCGATCGGACATCCTTGTTGCGGCGATCCGCTTTACGGCTCAGACCCGGCACTTGCGAGACGCTTGGGAATCGATAGACAGTGGCTTCACGCCACTCGGCTGGCATTCGAGCACCCGGTTGAGGGAAGTCATGTCGAGTTTGAATCGGAGTTGCCGCGGGACCTTGAACACGCCTTGAACGAGGTGAGGTCAGACTGA
- the pyk gene encoding pyruvate kinase, translating to MRRAKIVCTLGPSANTTDRLVQLINAGMNVARLNMSHGDYTEHENRLNAVREAARVTGRTVGVLADLQGPKIRLGKFADNQKHFLEPGDRFTITIEDVLGTKERCSTTFKGLPGDVKPGDQVLIDDGKVGLRALEVSPTDVLCEVVVGGHVSNNKGINLPGVAVSVPAMSEKDERDLRWALSKDIDMIALSFVRSGDDVKRVHEIMDEEGRRIPVIAKLEKPQAIANLQEIVDAFDAFMVARGDLGVELPLEDVPMVQKQIIRAARKWAKPVIVATQMLESMISSPRPTRAEASDVANAILDGADGVMLSGETSVGDYPVETVQTMARIVEATEHDGHAEIHTIDWDPHTTGGVLAHAAVEVTRRVGARYLVAFTKSGDTARRLSRLRPSIPLLVFTPEVTTRQAMTLTWGVEAHITPDFTVQEQMVETVDAFLRERGMIEVGERIVILSGSPMGVPGKTNNLRVHKVKKAKNEIDA from the coding sequence GTGCGTAGAGCAAAGATCGTTTGTACTCTGGGTCCGTCCGCCAATACGACTGACCGTCTCGTTCAACTCATCAACGCCGGAATGAATGTCGCTCGCCTCAACATGAGCCACGGGGACTACACCGAGCACGAGAACCGTCTCAACGCCGTCCGAGAAGCCGCAAGGGTAACTGGCCGTACCGTGGGCGTCTTGGCCGATCTCCAAGGACCAAAGATCCGTCTTGGAAAGTTCGCAGACAACCAGAAACACTTCTTGGAGCCAGGAGACCGTTTCACCATCACCATCGAGGATGTTCTCGGCACCAAGGAACGCTGCTCCACCACCTTCAAGGGCCTCCCCGGGGACGTGAAGCCAGGGGACCAGGTCCTGATCGATGATGGAAAGGTGGGTCTGCGGGCTTTGGAGGTCTCGCCCACTGACGTGCTTTGCGAAGTGGTCGTAGGCGGCCATGTGTCCAACAACAAGGGAATCAACCTTCCCGGGGTCGCCGTCTCCGTTCCTGCGATGAGTGAGAAGGACGAGAGGGATCTGCGTTGGGCCCTCTCGAAAGACATCGACATGATCGCGCTTTCCTTCGTCCGTAGTGGTGACGACGTCAAACGGGTTCACGAGATCATGGATGAGGAAGGGCGCCGCATTCCCGTCATCGCAAAGCTGGAGAAACCGCAGGCGATCGCGAACCTTCAGGAAATCGTCGACGCCTTTGATGCTTTCATGGTTGCTCGAGGCGATCTGGGTGTTGAACTCCCGCTCGAGGATGTTCCGATGGTTCAGAAACAGATCATTCGCGCGGCACGCAAGTGGGCCAAGCCTGTGATTGTCGCGACCCAGATGCTGGAGTCCATGATCTCTTCCCCGAGACCCACCCGCGCCGAAGCCTCCGATGTCGCCAATGCGATTCTTGACGGTGCGGATGGCGTGATGCTCTCCGGTGAGACCTCCGTCGGCGACTACCCGGTGGAGACGGTCCAGACCATGGCCCGGATCGTCGAGGCTACGGAACACGACGGACACGCCGAGATCCACACCATCGACTGGGACCCGCACACCACCGGCGGGGTTCTCGCGCATGCCGCAGTGGAAGTCACCCGGCGGGTTGGTGCACGATACCTGGTTGCCTTCACCAAGTCTGGTGATACGGCCCGGCGCTTGTCGCGTCTGCGTCCCTCCATCCCGTTGTTGGTTTTCACCCCTGAGGTGACCACTCGGCAGGCAATGACCCTCACGTGGGGTGTTGAGGCCCACATCACTCCAGACTTCACGGTTCAGGAGCAGATGGTGGAGACCGTCGATGCTTTTCTCCGGGAGCGGGGCATGATCGAGGTCGGGGAGCGCATCGTCATTTTGTCAGGGTCGCCCATGGGCGTTCCCGGGAAGACGAACAACCTGCGCGTCCACAAGGTCAAGAAGGCCAAGAACGAGATCGACGCCTGA
- a CDS encoding ANTAR domain-containing response regulator yields the protein MGQKRPKKVLIAEDEALIRLDLVELLTEEGFEVVGQAADGEEAVKLARELEPDLIIMDVKMPGMDGITAAEIIGEERIAPILMLTAFSQSELVERARDAGVMGYLVKPFGANEVVPAIEVAIGRFAELRAIEEELANLEDRFESRKIIDQAKGMLQEGLGLTEPEAFRWIQKTAMDLRKSMREVAEGVISHKRKK from the coding sequence ATGGGCCAGAAGCGGCCGAAGAAGGTGCTCATTGCCGAGGACGAGGCGCTCATCCGTCTCGACTTGGTGGAGTTGCTGACCGAAGAAGGGTTTGAAGTGGTAGGGCAGGCAGCGGATGGCGAGGAGGCCGTCAAGCTTGCCCGGGAGTTGGAGCCCGACCTGATAATCATGGACGTGAAGATGCCCGGCATGGATGGCATCACCGCGGCTGAGATCATCGGTGAGGAACGTATCGCCCCTATACTCATGCTCACCGCATTCAGCCAGAGCGAACTGGTTGAGCGGGCACGGGACGCTGGGGTGATGGGATATCTCGTCAAACCATTCGGAGCCAATGAAGTGGTGCCCGCCATCGAGGTTGCCATCGGGCGTTTCGCTGAGCTGCGGGCGATCGAGGAGGAGCTGGCGAACCTCGAGGATCGTTTCGAATCCCGGAAGATCATCGATCAGGCCAAGGGAATGCTGCAGGAAGGCCTGGGACTGACCGAGCCTGAGGCGTTCCGGTGGATCCAGAAGACCGCCATGGACCTGCGCAAGTCGATGCGCGAGGTTGCCGAGGGCGTCATCTCACACAAACGGAAGAAGTGA
- a CDS encoding PaaI family thioesterase, whose translation MIDTTALPPSSLHEKLGIEITQVSAAEVVGSMPVTGNTQPAGLLHGGATAALIEGLASLAAWLHAHPERVAVGVDLNVTHLRPVTSGRVTGRAVPVRLGDGTVVHTVDVHDDEGRLTATGRLTSQLVVPKK comes from the coding sequence ATGATCGACACCACCGCGCTACCCCCCTCTTCCTTGCACGAAAAACTGGGGATCGAGATCACCCAGGTCAGCGCAGCGGAGGTGGTCGGCTCCATGCCGGTGACGGGAAACACCCAACCCGCCGGGCTGCTTCACGGAGGAGCAACTGCAGCGCTGATAGAAGGTCTGGCCTCCCTGGCCGCCTGGCTGCATGCCCATCCGGAGCGGGTCGCGGTGGGCGTCGACCTCAACGTCACCCATCTGCGGCCTGTCACCTCTGGCAGGGTCACGGGCAGGGCAGTTCCCGTTCGCCTAGGGGACGGAACCGTCGTTCACACGGTAGATGTCCACGACGACGAAGGACGGCTCACCGCCACCGGTCGCCTGACCTCCCAGCTCGTGGTCCCGAAGAAGTGA